The Bryobacteraceae bacterium genomic sequence AATCATATGGCGCACCTTCGCGTCGTCCGCATGGCGCTCTCGGACTCGCCAGTACCAGCTCGCCTCGATCTCCCGCAAACGCGTGGAATGGCGGACCGCACTCTCTCCACCGGGTCGACCCTCACCATCGCACATCAGGCCCTCGATAGCCTCTGGCTGTCGCTGCACAACGGCGATGCGGCGATCCACGGCATCAAGATCGACGTGCAGGGCATGGAAGGCGAAGCGCTTCTGGGAATGCGCCGCGTTCTCAACGAACAACATCCGAAACTGGCCATTGAATTTCACACCGGCGTTTCGCGGCAACCTATCCTCGCGCTGCTTGGCGAATGCGGCTATTCGATCGATGCCGAGCCCATCGACCCGCGCAGCGGCGAGTTGGCCGACGATTGCAGCTATGCGTTTTACCCCACGGGCAACCCCACCCGCTAGCCCTCCCCAAACGGGGGCACGCCCCACTCTGTCTGGAACAGTGGTGTAATGTAGGACTGATCGAATCGTTCTAGTACTATCAAGCAGGACTGAATGCGAGTCGTCGTTCACCACCTCTTCTACCGTCCCGAGCCCACCGGAACCGCCCCGTTAACGGCGGAGCTTTGCGAACGGCTCGCGGGATCGGGACACGATGTCCGTGTGATCTGCCCGCCGCCGTATTTCCCGGATTGGGAAGTGAAGCAGCCCTACCGGCAGTATCTGTATTCCACTGAGGTCCTGAACAAGGTGCACGTCACTCGCTGCCCGATATGGCTGCCGAAGAGGCCGCGCGGGTGGAGCCGCATTTTGTACATGTTGAGCTTCCTGATCACCAGCCTGCCGGCGGTGCTGCTGCGGATACTGCGTCCGCCGCACGTGGTGATCGCCGTCGAGCCCACGATTCTCAGTGCGCTGCCGATGCTGATTCTTGGCCGGCTCACCGGCGCGCTGTGCTGGCTGCACGTGCAGGATTTCGAGATCGACATCGCGCTTGAAACACGGCAGGTATGCCAGCCGACGGCTCGGCGCGCGCTGCGGTGGATGGACCGGTTCATCCGCGGCCGGTTCGACGTCGTCTCCACGATCTCGCGGCGGATGTGCCACCGGCTTACCGAAAAGGGAATCCCGGCGCCGCGCATTTCCTATTTCCCGAACTGGGTGCACACCGATTCGATTTTCCCGAAGCAAACCGAAGTGAACCCGATCCGCGAGGAACTCGGCATTCGGCCCAATGCGGTGGTGGCGCTGTTTTCCGGGACGGTAAACGAAAAGCAGGGTCTCGATTGCCTCGTGGACGCCGCCGGAATCCTGAGGAACGAACCAAACGTGGTGTTCGTCGTCGCTGGCGCCGGAGTGCGGCTGGAGCAGATCCGCCAGCTTTCGCGGCACCTTCCCAATGTCCGGTTCCTTCCGCTGCAACCGGCGGAGAGGCTGAACGACCTGCTGAACGCGGCGGATCTGCATTTGCTCACCCAGCGCGCCGAGTTCGCCGATCTTGTGATGCCGTCGAAACTTCTTTCGATGCTCGCCAGCGGCCGGCCGGTGGTGGCCACGGCGGCGCGAGGCTCGGAGCTCTACCGGTTCGTTTCGCAGTGCGGGGCCGTGGTTCCGCCGGCGCAGCCGCAGGCGCTGGCCGAGGCGATCCTCAACCTTGCGCGCGACGTGGCCAAGCGGCGCGAACTCGGAGCGCGCGCCCGCGAGATGGCGGTTCGTCATTTCGAAGCCGATACGGTGCTTGCCGCGTTCGAGGCGGAATTGGCGGCGCGGCTGGGCATCAAAGCCGTTCGGCCGGTGGCCGGCTACGACGCGGCCAAGGAGTAGGTCAACAGAGCGCGATGGCTGCCACGGTCCCGGTCGCGCGCAACCCACCCGGGCGGGTTTCCGGCGGGGCGGCCGGCGGTCAATCGAATCCGGCTCCGGCGGCGGGCGGAAGCGGCGCGCGGGCGTGGAAGCGGGCGTTCGACGTGGCTGCCGCGCTGGCCGCGGTTCCGGCCGCGGTCGCGGTGATCGGTATCGCCGCCGCCGCCATTCGTTTCTCCTCGCCCGGGCCGGTCTTCTTCCGTCAGTGGCGCGAAGGCTACCAGGGGCGCTGGTTCGCGGTGTGGAAGCTGCGGACGATGCACGTGGATGCGGGTGAACGCCTGGAGCGCCATCTGGCCGAATCGGCAGCGGCGCGCCTCGAATGGGAGCGCACCTGCAAGCTGCGGCGGGACCCGCGCGTCATCGCCGGCGCCGGTTCGTTTCTCCGCCGCTCGAGCCTTGATGAGTTGCCGCAGTTGTGGAACGTGCTGCGAGGGGAGATGAGCCTGGTGGGACCGCGGCCGCTGCCCCGCTATCATGTGGAGCGGTACGGCAGCGAATTCCGCGCCCTGCGGCGGAGCGTCCGGCCCGGCATCACGGGTCTGTGGCAGGTATCGGCCCGCGGCGCCGGCGACCTTCGCGTGCAGGAAACGCTCGACCGCGCGTATATCGAAGGCTGGAGCCTGCGGCTGGATGCGAACGTGCTGGCGCGGACGCTGGCGGCGGTGATCGGCGGGCGTGGAGCGTATTGAGCGGGAGACCGATGGTATAACCGTAGTTTGGCGGGTTCCGTTGTTCCGGTCTCCGCACTACCTGCGAATTCATGATCCTCGGCGGAAAATACGAGTTGCACCGGCCCATCCCGTCGAGCCGGTTCCAAAGCTTTCACGGCAAGGACATCGCCAGCGGCAAGGCGGTGATGCTCCACTTCCTCGATCCGGCGGATCCGGGCAGCCACGATCTGCTCGGGCTGATGGCGCGGCTGCCCACCGACGCGAAGGCGATGTTCCCCGACGCGGGCGACCACGAAGGTGTGCCGTACTTCGTCAGCGATATCCTTGATAATTTCACGGGCCTGCGGGAATGGATCAACGGAAAGCTCGGCTCCGGCGGTTCGGAAGCGCCCCCGGCTCCGTCGGCCGCGCCGGCTCCGCCGAGCGACGACACGGCGAAGACGATGAAGCTCTCGCCGGCGACGCACCGTCCGGCGGAACCGAGGCGGATGGTTCCGCAACCGACTCCTCTCCCGCCGCAGCCACCGCCGCCGCTTCCGCAAGCGCCGCCGACGCAGGCGCCGCCGAAAGCTCCCGCCGGCCCGCCCGCCGGCGAGTTCACCATGCTGTTCGGGGCCGCATCCGCGCCCAAACCGCCCGCGCCGGATCCGGTGCTTGGCGGTCCGGAGGCGCCGAAGGAACCGGCCGGCGCGGGTGAGTTCACCCGCTTTTTCGGGCGTGCCGGCGAGACGCAGGTGGGCGGCGACAGCGACTTCAGCAAGACCGCGGCTCCGCCGCCTCCGGAACCGTTCCGGCAGCCGCCTCCTCCGCCCGCATCCACCGATCCGTTGCCGCCGCTGCTCTCCACGCCGGATGAGAAGCGGTTCACCGCCACACCGCTTCCGTTCGAACCAGCCGCGCCGCAGCCAACCCCACCGAAGGCCGGCCATGGCGAGTTCACGATGCTGTTCGGCAAGCGGGATTCCGGCCCGCCGCCACCCGCGCCAATGCCTCCACCGCCGCCTTCGACGCTGCCGAAGACGCAGCCGTACCGGGACGAGCCATTCGATCCGTTCGCGTCGCGGCCGGCTCCGCCGCCTCCGCCGGCGACGGTGGGTTCAAGCGA encodes the following:
- a CDS encoding FkbM family methyltransferase is translated as MGRLKETIRALLPRHVRPRIVLGGPLRGATLVTSWHDYPGALLGTTERPLLAWFARHVRPGETWLDVGAHYGYTALAVARLTGPAGRVFAFEPVGGTAECVERTAAANHMAHLRVVRMALSDSPVPARLDLPQTRGMADRTLSTGSTLTIAHQALDSLWLSLHNGDAAIHGIKIDVQGMEGEALLGMRRVLNEQHPKLAIEFHTGVSRQPILALLGECGYSIDAEPIDPRSGELADDCSYAFYPTGNPTR
- a CDS encoding WcaI family glycosyltransferase, producing the protein MRVVVHHLFYRPEPTGTAPLTAELCERLAGSGHDVRVICPPPYFPDWEVKQPYRQYLYSTEVLNKVHVTRCPIWLPKRPRGWSRILYMLSFLITSLPAVLLRILRPPHVVIAVEPTILSALPMLILGRLTGALCWLHVQDFEIDIALETRQVCQPTARRALRWMDRFIRGRFDVVSTISRRMCHRLTEKGIPAPRISYFPNWVHTDSIFPKQTEVNPIREELGIRPNAVVALFSGTVNEKQGLDCLVDAAGILRNEPNVVFVVAGAGVRLEQIRQLSRHLPNVRFLPLQPAERLNDLLNAADLHLLTQRAEFADLVMPSKLLSMLASGRPVVATAARGSELYRFVSQCGAVVPPAQPQALAEAILNLARDVAKRRELGARAREMAVRHFEADTVLAAFEAELAARLGIKAVRPVAGYDAAKE
- a CDS encoding sugar transferase codes for the protein MAATVPVARNPPGRVSGGAAGGQSNPAPAAGGSGARAWKRAFDVAAALAAVPAAVAVIGIAAAAIRFSSPGPVFFRQWREGYQGRWFAVWKLRTMHVDAGERLERHLAESAAARLEWERTCKLRRDPRVIAGAGSFLRRSSLDELPQLWNVLRGEMSLVGPRPLPRYHVERYGSEFRALRRSVRPGITGLWQVSARGAGDLRVQETLDRAYIEGWSLRLDANVLARTLAAVIGGRGAY